A segment of the Zalophus californianus isolate mZalCal1 chromosome 15, mZalCal1.pri.v2, whole genome shotgun sequence genome:
ATGTATCAAAGAAGATAAATTTCCTGCCGTGCCCTGCCTTTCCCCAGTCCTGAGACACTGTGTAGCACCTAGTATTTGTCAAATACTTAGTAAGAATTTGTTCTCTCCAATAAAGGAAGGGATTAAGGAAAGGCTCAAGAGGTCGAGAGGCCAGAGTATGAGTCCTGCACAGACAGGGTCCTGTCACCCCGCCCCCAGGTCAGTGTGGCCCCTTGTCTGCAGCCCCGAGTCTTGCCTGGGGCACACTGATAGGGAGGGTGCTGGCCAGACACTGGGACTTCTGGGAGGGAGTGTCTTCACTTCTAACTGCCCCTGTGCGTCCAGGAGCTGGGCCAGTTGTTCAGGTGTGCCTTGCCACTCTCCCCAGCTGGCTGAACAGTATGGTCCTGTGTACTCACTGCGTCTGGGCCCCCATCCAATCATCGTGCTACATGGACACGAGGCTGTGAAGGATGCCCTGTGCGGTCAGGCGGTCAACTTTGGAGGCAGAGGAAGGTTCCCCATCATGGATAATGCCCTCAGAGGATACGGTATGCGTCTGTGCAGAGCGGCAGCCAGGCCACTTCCCTTTGGGCCTCAGATCTGCCCATTTCTGTGGTCCACAGACCTTCCTGTGGCAGTGGTGATGGGGCTGTGGTACCTCAGTTACCCCATCATAGCTCTGCCCAGCCCATGACACCCAACCTAcctgctttttctctccttccattctcctCCATTTCTTGTTCCAGAATATGTGGCTTTTTCAAGGGGTGGGAGGTTGTAGGGTGGCAGATCGTCACACAGGTGATTTGTGCAAGTTACTCAAACTGAGTGACAGGTCTTCATTTTTAGAAGGATTAAAATGTCCACTTTCTTGCAGAGTTGCTGTGCCATTGGATGGTAGGTATTGTGCTAGGTTTTCTGTGGATGAAAGGGTCGGTTTCAGGAAAGGCCTTGCAGTGCACaagaggggaagggagcagaCCCCTGTTTCTGTGCTCTCTTTGTGTTTCATGGGAGCACTGCCCTAGTGAGCAAGGGGGAGTGTGGATATTTTCTGAGTCTTCACATCCACAGGAGTGCCCTCCTTTCCTTCATGCCGACTGGTGGTTGGTGAGTAGAAGAATTCAATTGGATGTCCTGCTGCCACATTTTGTGTCCAAGGCTGGGGGCATCAGCATCCATCCTGCCCACTGCTGTCTCTTTATTTCTACATTAGGAAAGATTCCTTGACCTCTCTCAGGTCACCAGCTTAGTCTTAAGCCTTGTGTCTATTACTCAGAGAACACTTGAACCATTTTCTGGGGTTAGTACAAAGTCACAAACATATAGTTCAGTGGGAACCATACGGTGAACCCACATGTGCAACCATCACTCAGATGAAAGAATAAACTCTCCAGCACCACAGAAGTCCCCTCTTGCACTCTCCCTGAACATTACTCTCTGCCTTCTCCCACATACTCTGGCAACTAACACCATAGTTTAATTTTCCTGGGTTTGAACTGTATAGACATGGAAGTCTACAGCAGGTACTCTGTAGCATCTGGTCTCTCCCTTCAAAGGTGTGCTTCTGCACTTCAGAAGTGGATGAAGTTCTGTCTTCAGTTGTGTGTAAACACTGAGTTTTTAACTTTAGttattctatttttcagtttGAAAAGCTTGATGTGGTTCTGtgattagttttcatttttttaaaagtttatttgtcagagagggagagagagagagagagagaacaagcacgagctgggggagcagcagaggcagagggagaagcaggctccccactgagcagggagcccgatgtgggactcgatcccaggatcctgagaccatgacctgggccgaaggcagatgattaatcaactgagccaaccGGGCGTCCCAATCTCTAACAAAttcttaatcatatttttaactCTGACCTACTCAACAGTTATTATAAAGTCTCTGATTTTGCCACCGGTTGCTGTGACCTTTTCTCGTGTCTATTGGAATGACTTCTAATTTTGTATTAGGTTCCAGACATCTTCTCTGAAAAATTGCAGAggtaatttctgattttaatagcGGTATGTTCCTACAGAGAGGATTTATTGCTTCCTTGGAGTGGGTGGGGCAGCAGCACCGCGAGCACCCTAGCCCTTCACCAGCAGGTGACTTCAAGCTGGGCTGTGGACTCCATCGGGCTGGTCTGTCTCCAGGTCACCCTTACTTCTGGGTGCAGCCCCAGATGTTTACCACAGATGCCCTCCTTGGCAGGCTCAACTCTTGCTTCTGGGACCTTCCCAGTGTTCAACAGCTCTGCTGGGTTTTTGTCTCTCACCTGTGCTTCTATGGGAAAGCATTCCCCACAGTTCCCCATTCCTTTGTTGGCTCTGTGATGCCTTCCAACTGGTCCTTATGAACCATACATAGATTTATGCAGCATCTCTATCTCAGCAGAAGGGATTGAGCAGAATCACCTAGCCCATCACTGTCAAAAGAAGAGATGCCCTCAGTTTCTAGTTCTTACAAACTTTCTCTTTTGTCCTGTTTGCTTCTTTTATACCTGCTTATTAATTTGCTCATGGCACCAAGATCCTATTGAATCAATCTGAAGACATTGATTTGAATTCTTTAAATTATCAGAAACATCTTTGCTTCCCCACTGATGGATATGGGTAGCTGGTGTGGGCTCACCCGCTCTCATGCCAGTGTTTCCCAACAGCCCTGTGGGGAGGATGGCAGAAAGGACTTCAGTTTTTGCAGCTGGATGTGGGGTGTCTCCTAATGGGGCTTTCCTATAGGACAAAGGGAAGGAAGCAGCCAGCTGGCGTTTTGGCAGGAGCCAAATTGGGATGGGTCTGAGAGTAAAGCCCTTCAGATGAGCTGCCTCCAGGGAAGAACTGACATTCTGTGGACTTTAAAAAATCGACTTCCTAGCATTAGCCTGAGATAAATGTTGCTGTTTGTCTATAGAACAGGAAAAGTTCATGATGCTCTGACCCTCTGAAACAAGTTCTCAAGGAAGCCCATCCTGCGCCAGAGCCCCTCTGTCTGCCCTCTGGTGACTAGACTCCTGTCCTTGGTTCTTCCCTCAGGGATTGTTTTCAGTCACAGCCAGCGGTGGAAGCAACTGCGCCGGTTTACTCTCATGATCCTGCGGAACCTTGGGATGGGGAAGAGGAGCATGGAGGACCACATCCAGGAAGAAGCCCAACACCTGGTGCAGGCCCTCACACAGACAGAGGGTTGGTTGGCATGTGCCCCTGGCCAGACATTTGGTGGGAAGTTGGGGTTACCTCCCCATGCTTCCCTGACCCCAGCACCACCCTGCTGGGACCACTGTCTGTCTTTTCTATTTGGAAAGTGTAGACCAATCATGGaaattttccttgatttttataaCCTTCTCTCTTACCAGCTCAGCCTGTGGACCCTACTTTCATCCTCGCTTGTGCTCCCTGCAACATAATCAGCTCCATCCTCTTTAAGGAGCACTTCGACTACCAAGATGAAGAATTCCTGCAGCTGATTATGTTGCTGAATGAAAACTTTTCCATAGTGAGCTCCTTCTGGGCGCAGGTAAAGCCAGTTGTCTCTGGTTGTGGGATGACCCACAGTTGGTCCCAGGGATGAGCCGGAGTGCAGAGTCCCAGTCTGGGCAGCAGGGAGGAAGCAGTGCAGGGTGtacagggggaggtgggagatggaAGGAAGCTGTTACTTATGGAACACAGCTGAGGGCCTGTGGAGGGGCAGTCAGGCTTCCCTCTGCCAACATGTCTCCTCTGAGGTCCCCACACACTTCCCTGGCTCTTTTTAACACCAGTGGCAGCCCACCCTGAGATCCTGCAGCTAGAAATGGGAAGGGGCTGCAAAGGATAGGTTCCCCTGGAACAAAGATGCTTCAAGACCATCCAACCCTCTTTTGGCTTTTGAATCCTGGTGATGGAACGGAGGTGTGGCTTTTCCCTACAGCTCTACAATTTGTGGCCATCGTTCATTCACTATCTTCCTGGGCGACaccagaaattttttaaaaacgttcagaatataataaatttcattttggagAGAGTGGCACAGCATCAAGGGACTCTGAAGCCTGAGCAGCCCCAGGATTACACCGACTGCTTCCTCAACAGGATGGAGGAGGTAGGTGTGGAGGCTGCCCTTGGAGCACAGGTGTTGCCAGGCCCAGCACTCTTCTGGGCTCCACGCATTCAGGTCTAGGCCTGACAACCCCTGTCTGGAAACCCCTGGGCCTCCACAGTGTGTTTTCCCACCATCGGGCTTACATGTGGAGTGCAtacctttctctgactgatgGCTGAGTATGTGCACCTGCTAGGCAAAGTGATCCGAGTTGGACTGTTCACACGAGGAGCTCACTGGCTAGTCCTACAACTGTGGGTAAACTGGCTGATATGCAGGGTGAGAGTTGCCACCATCGCTACTTTGGGAGCCCAGGTCACCTTACTCTAATGCCTGGGCAGAACCAGCCATGGGGCAGACAATAAGTGCCTTGGGGGATGCTGTGCATGCCTATCTATCTGTGTGTGAGTCCATGCACGCGAACAAGTGTGTCGTGTGCACGTTTATACACAAGCaggtcctgtttttttttttttaccttttcttcaaGACTATGTCAAAAGCAAAACGTCTTAAAGTATATTTTCCACTATgcaaaatgttagaaataatttctttgccGATTATAAATTAGGTATCAAATGAAAATCACTcaggcacaaaaaacagacataaaaataaCCATTCATATACAGAGTAAATATTCAACCTCCTAAGGACTTACTACTGTTTCTAAGCTGTATCTGTCTGTATCTAACAGAAGACCTATTATGAAATCATGCATCTGATTACTCCATTATCTACAGGAAAAACACAATCCATATTCTGAATTTAATTCAGAGAACCTAGTAGCTGTTGGCTTTAATCTGTTCAGCGCTGGCACCGAGACAGTCACCAGCACCCTGCGGCTAGCACTGCTGATCCTGCTGAAACACCCAGAGGTGGAGAGTGAGTGGGGTGCTTCCAGCTGGGGGGCGACACAGGGGCAAGAAGACAGAATCCCAGTTCTTCAACACAGTTATTTCTTCCATGTACCTTGTTCATGTACTAGCTTTCCCTGATTAAAAGTTAATTAACACAGGTCCATcttataaaaattggaaaatacagaaaactgtgtagacaaatttttaaaaattcaccaagTAGTTATATTCAGATAAAAGTTTATACTTATATTTGGACAGTCTCCTGCCTAACCCTCTTTCTCTGTGCATATGCACATTTGTAAACAGTCAGAATTTTACTGCATTGAACcttattttttcacttagtaatatatcATGGGCTTGTTTacacattattagttttttttaaggaagggatgtttttggttttggttttgttttaaagattttatttatttatttgaaagagagagacacagtgagagagggaacacaagcagggggagtgggagagggagaagcaggtttcccgctgagcagggagcccgatgtggggctcaatcccaggaccctgggatcatgacctgagccaaaggcagatgcttaacgactgagccaccgggcacccctgtttgtttgttttttaaatttaaatccaattagccaaagtatagtacatcattggtttctGAAATAacattcaatgattcatcagttttatataatacccagtgctcatcacatcatgtgccctccttaatgcccatcacccagttaccccatctcccacccacctccttttccgcaaccatcaatttgtttcccagggtcAAGAGTCCCATATgctgttgataataatttctaacaattgtttctatttccttggtgttagtcatgatctctctcttttcattcataattaatttgggtcctttctcttttcttttgggtaagtctggccagtggtttatcgatcttactaattctttcaaagaaccaacttctagtttcattgatcctatctactgtgtttctggtttctaattcattgatctctgctctaattttaattatttctcttctaatgcatggcttaggcatcatttgttgctttttctctagttctttaaggtgtagagttagttggtgaatttgggatttttctatttttatgagtgaggcttggatggctatgtatttcccccttaggaccgccttgcagtatcccataggttttggactgacgtgttttcattctcattgatttccatgaattatttaagttcttctttgatttcctggttgacccattcttgagcagagtggtctttagcttccaagtgtttgaatttctgccaatttttttttcttgtgattgagttccagttttaaagcattgtggtctgagaatatgcagggaataatctcaatcttttggtatcggttgagacctgatttgtgacccagtatgtggtctgttctggagaaagttccgtgtgtgctcgagaagaatgagtattctgttgttttagggtggaatgttctgtaaaaatctatgaggtccatctggtccagtgtatcattcaaagctcttgtttccttgttgattttctgcttagatgatctgtccattgctgagagtggagtattgaggtctcctaaagttaacatattgttatcaatatgactctttattttggttaacagttggcttatgtagatggctgcttccatgttgggggcatagatatttacaactgttagatcttcttgttggatagacccttcaagaatgatatagtgtcaaaaaggagaatttcagactgatatccctgatgaatatggattccaaaatccttaacaaaatcctagctaataggatccaacaatacattaaaaagatcatccaccacgaccaagtgggatttatccccgggatgcaagtgtggttcaacatttgcaaatcaatcaatgtgatagaacacattaataagaggagggagaagaaccatatggtcctctcagttgatgcagaaaaagcatttgacaaaatacaacatcctttcctgattaaaactcttcagagtacggggatagagggaatattcctcaagttcataaaatccatctctgaaaaacccacagtgaatatcatcctcaatggggaaaagctgagagcctttcccttaatatcaggaacacatcaaggatgtccactctcgccactattgttcaacatagtactagaagtcctagcaacagcaatcagacaacaaaaagaaagaacacgtattcaaattggcaaagaagaagtcaaactctctcttttcgcagatgacatgatactttatgtggaaaacccaaaagactgcacccccaaattaatagaactcatacagcaattcagtatgtggcaggaaacaaaatcaatgcacagaaatcagttgctttcttatacactaacaacgcaactgtagaaagagaaattagagaaacgattccatttacaattgcaccaaaaaccataagatacctcggaataaacctaaccaaagaggtaaaggatctatactctaggaactacagaatgctcatgaaagaaattgaagaagacacaaaaagatggagaaaacattccatgttcatggatcagaaaataaacattgttaaaatgtctatgctacccagagccatctataccttcaatgccatcctgatcaaaattccaatgacatttttcaaagtgctggaacaaacaatcctaaaatttgtatgaaatcagaaaagaccccgaatcgccatggaaatgttgaaaaagaaaaacaaagctgggggcatcacgttgcccgatttcaagctatattgcaaagctgtgatcaccaagacagcatggtactggcacaaaaacagacatatagaccaatggaacagaatagagaatccagatatggaccctcaactctatggtcaaataatctttaacaaagcaggaaaaaacatgcaatggaaaaaagacagtctcttcaatcactggtgctgggaaaattggacagccacatgcagaagaatgaaactcgaccattctctaacaccattcacaaagataaactcaaagtggatgaaagacctcaatgtgagacaggaatccatcaaaatcctagaggagaacataggcagtaacctctttgacatcgcccacagcaacttctttcaagatacatcttcaaaagctagtgaaacaaaagcaaaaatgagcttttgggacttcatgaagataaaaagcttctgcacagcaaaagaaacagtcaacaaacaaagaggcaacccacagtatgggagaagatatttgcaaatgacactacagataaagggctggtatccaagatctataaagaacttctcaaactcaacacccaaaaagcaaataatcaagtcaaaaagtgggcagaagatatgaaaagacacttctccgaaaaagacatacaaatggctaacagacacatgaaaaaatgttcatcatcattagccatcagggaaattcaagtcaaaaccacattgagataccaccttacaccagttagaatggcaaaaatggacagggaaagaaacaacaaatgttggagaggttgtggagaaaggggaaccctcctacactgttggtgggaatgcaagttgg
Coding sequences within it:
- the LOC113923499 gene encoding cytochrome P450 2C44-like isoform X3, encoding MVDILSASSPRIHGDMALLSLPTFLVACVAFLLFIFVWRREGTHGLLLPPGPPPLPIIGNILQVKLWDLPTSLSRVRPPQLAEQYGPVYSLRLGPHPIIVLHGHEAVKDALCGQAVNFGGRGRFPIMDNALRGYGIVFSHSQRWKQLRRFTLMILRNLGMGKRSMEDHIQEEAQHLVQALTQTEAQPVDPTFILACAPCNIISSILFKEHFDYQDEEFLQLIMLLNENFSIVSSFWAQLYNLWPSFIHYLPGRHQKFFKNVQNIINFILERVAQHQGTLKPEQPQDYTDCFLNRMEEEKHNPYSEFNSENLVAVGFNLFSAGTETVTSTLRLALLILLKHPEVESRVHEEIDKVVGRDRVPCMSDRAQMPYTDAVVHEVQRAQLCSHCSPLCCMTVKSLQTHKGLIRTIFWIKMAAFGRVTSSSPSLLENGHVLEKVLLEWRYFYS
- the LOC113923499 gene encoding cytochrome P450 2C44-like isoform X2; translated protein: MVDILSASSPRIHGDMALLSLPTFLVACVAFLLFIFVWRREGTHGLLLPPGPPPLPIIGNILQVKLWDLPTSLSRLAEQYGPVYSLRLGPHPIIVLHGHEAVKDALCGQAVNFGGRGRFPIMDNALRGYGIVFSHSQRWKQLRRFTLMILRNLGMGKRSMEDHIQEEAQHLVQALTQTEAQPVDPTFILACAPCNIISSILFKEHFDYQDEEFLQLIMLLNENFSIVSSFWAQLYNLWPSFIHYLPGRHQKFFKNVQNIINFILERVAQHQGTLKPEQPQDYTDCFLNRMEEEKHNPYSEFNSENLVAVGFNLFSAGTETVTSTLRLALLILLKHPEVESRVHEEIDKVVGRDRVPCMSDRAQMPYTDAVVHEVQRYINLIPSNLPHAVIQDTKFRQFFIPKGTTVFPLLSSVLYDSKEFTNPQRFDPNHFLDKNGSFRKSDFFIPFSIGKRACLGEGLARMEIFLFLTTILQNFTLKPVVDEKELSTDPMFNGFLNIRQSFKLCFLPRLK
- the LOC113923499 gene encoding cytochrome P450 2C44-like isoform X1, with amino-acid sequence MVDILSASSPRIHGDMALLSLPTFLVACVAFLLFIFVWRREGTHGLLLPPGPPPLPIIGNILQVKLWDLPTSLSRVRPPQLAEQYGPVYSLRLGPHPIIVLHGHEAVKDALCGQAVNFGGRGRFPIMDNALRGYGIVFSHSQRWKQLRRFTLMILRNLGMGKRSMEDHIQEEAQHLVQALTQTEAQPVDPTFILACAPCNIISSILFKEHFDYQDEEFLQLIMLLNENFSIVSSFWAQLYNLWPSFIHYLPGRHQKFFKNVQNIINFILERVAQHQGTLKPEQPQDYTDCFLNRMEEEKHNPYSEFNSENLVAVGFNLFSAGTETVTSTLRLALLILLKHPEVESRVHEEIDKVVGRDRVPCMSDRAQMPYTDAVVHEVQRYINLIPSNLPHAVIQDTKFRQFFIPKGTTVFPLLSSVLYDSKEFTNPQRFDPNHFLDKNGSFRKSDFFIPFSIGKRACLGEGLARMEIFLFLTTILQNFTLKPVVDEKELSTDPMFNGFLNIRQSFKLCFLPRLK